Genomic DNA from Misgurnus anguillicaudatus chromosome 18, ASM2758022v2, whole genome shotgun sequence:
TTGAGGTGTGAAAATCAATATTCTCTTCCATTTAGGACGACTCTTTAGGACGAAACTTTATAGTTTATTTATCGCCCTTGGACCAAACAGGCCTTTACTCGAGGACAACACTTTAACAAAATCTCTATCTGGCTGTCTGTAATCTGAAGAATTTATGGCGCGCTCACATTAACCAAATATCTggcatattttttaaagcaataATCTCTTTGCTTGAATTTCAGTCGTGTCAATGCTTTGGATTGTTTGCCCTTGACCAGCATATTTGGTTTTGTGTGACAGCATTACAGTCCATGATGTTAGCAAGGCCTTTGAGGCGGAGACAGAAAGGTTTGCATGCTTGACTGTATATTTGTGGAGAGCAGCAGGTGGTGTGTATTCCTTAGATCCACTATTGGTGATATATTCACcaacagtatatatatatactgctACTTGCTAAATGCTTTTAAGGGACTGCAAGCCAAGTCCACAACACTCATAAGTTCACTCTATAAAATAATAGCTAccctaaataaaataatgagtATAGGTACTAAATCTATTTTTTGGTATGCCAACTAAACTATAATTTAAGTGATGAGatcatataaatatattgtttaataCATATGAATAATTAGTATTATCAAAAGAAATGTGCATATAAAACCATAAGTATGTTTTCGTTTCTAAATTCTTTAACCCACTGAAAATGGGTAGAACTTGCACTGTGGACCCAAAAAGTATTTGGacacttacttaaaaaaatgaaataaaggtTTTAAAGATAAACACTATTTATGCTTTGCAAAATGAAGACAAAAGTATTTTGGATCTCCAAAGAAATGACTATTTGGTGTGCAAAAGAtagctttaaaggtgcattgtgtaatttatagaaggatctcttaatagaaatgcaatataatatacataactatataatcaggggtgtataaagaccttacataatgaactgtattgtttgtaTTACcatagaatgagccgttttgatctacatacaccgcgggtctccctacatggaagtcgccaccatgtttctacagtaaactaaatggacaaactgttatACGTGTTTGTCCTCTgtcagctaccgtagcttctcattgcgtttcgatattaggttggttgcaatttgcaatgtcaccactagatgtcgctaaaacaCATTATACCTTTAAGCAAAACTCTAGCATCATTTGTTTCCAGATGCCACTTTGTTATCTAATGCAATGACACTCAAGTGTGGTCTTAAGTGTCCAAACACTATTTGGATACACATGTTTTTGTGAGATTGTGCTATTATTGGTCAAATGTGAGATTGTACCTTCCATTCTAGAAATTACAATCCCTTAACCCTTCACCTTCTGTTTTCCAAGAGGTGAAGACAAGCAGGGGACAGCGTTTTTTGATGTGTACGTTACGTATagttgtgagcttgctgtgatctTAGCGAGCCAAGGTTGTGATGAGGCTGGCGCACATTTCAAAGAAGTCCATGGTGTGGCTACCCTGCCGCGGTGCCAGCATGGGTGAGCTACCGGTCAGCGACCCCGGCAATGAGCTGCTGAGCTGAGGCATTTCAACCGCCGCTGATGCAAAGTCGATGCTGAGACGTGGACGATGGAGACCGGCGGCAGAACCGGAGCGCTGGGGAGTGGATGAGCCTGACTTGTGCTCGATTACGTCATCTGAAATTTTGTAATTGAGGAAAGAAATACATTAGACAGATACTGGGACAAATATGGAAAACTATTCTGGTCTTATCCATGTTATCCCATCATTAACACCTCTACTATAAGAATGTGTGAATGGTCATTAACACTCACCATCAATGCTCTTAAAGTCAAGCAGGTAACTACGATTGTCCACCTGGTACAGCTGCAGACTCATCTTCACAAAATTTCCTGTTACAGGGTTCTTCCTCCGCACCCTCAGGTGATAGGGGTTCACAACCTAAAGCAAACAATACCCGACAAattgttaaaatatatatttactaaATAACGAGggcacaattatattttatttttctataaagtgacactccacttttttgaaaataagctaattttccagctcccctagagttaaacatttcatttttatggagtgatattacgcactgcccgaaaatagtccccttggttactttcaatagcaggggactattttcaagcactgcgtaatatcactacgcctcctccagccatgttacagcagtaaagtccttgattattacgccagaatgagagtatagttcctatccTAGCCATAACTGCATAgaaaattacaacttttaattatctgtcggtcttagtacacaatgtaactacagaagagtcaagttttaaataggaaaaaatatcgaaaccctttggttatttttagcacaatgctaatggtctaatcagattcaatggattatgctaagctatgctaaaagtggtacgtccagacccagagatcgcctgaatggattccaaaacagtaataatcaaatgtttaactgtaggAGAGCAGgtaaatgagcatattttcaaaaaaagtgagtGTCCCTAAAATCATAAAATTCATCTTAAGTGACCCCAGGTTAAAAGTTACTCACCTTCCACTCGTACTCCAGCTGTTTCATTGCACGGTAAACCTCAGCCATGATGTCATAGGGTTTGCTCTGGCTCCGTATCCCCAGGTGCCATTTCGCCTTCTTCACCGCAAGCGGTTTGGGTCGGGTAGTGTTGAGGGCATCCAGGGGACACCGTGCCTTGGGGCTGTCAGCCAGTAGCGGTGGCATCCTCTCGGGGTGAGGTTTGACCCCTGGTGGCAGGGGCATGCCCTCCTCCATGAAGGATCCGGTCGGGGGACTCGAGGCCAGGTAGAACTCGCTGGCCTGGTTCATGATCCGCCGGTTGTCGATGATGAGGTGGTACGCCACGGCCAGTTGGTCTTGAGGGTCGCCGCTGTAGAGGCTGCTGAGAACTTCAGCTTCGGTGCATTCGAACTTCTCACAAACCTCTCGCACGGCTTCTTCATCTATGACCGTGGCATCGTACGAGGGGTCCTCGGGGAAGAGGTAGCCGGGCAGGTCCTGTTTAAACCATTCGTCCTCTCTGTGCGAATGAAAGTAGAACCACAAAATTGGAGGTGTTCATTTTCATTGATTGACGCTTGTTTTAGGAAACCAGCTCCTCCCACTGTTCATGTGGTGAAGACCTATTTGGAGGGTCTGCATAAGAGGAAACAAgctacaaacattttttttaaatgaaaattttcACATGTCCACTGAGAACAGACAGattcaaattaattttaaagatCCAATAAATATTGAAGTAGAGTTGTTTTAAAGGACCAGTTTGTAGGTCTTTattataatatagttatgtatataacATTGCATTTATGTCTAATAGCAACCTGATGTCTTTGATGGTGGCTCTTTTCAGCGGGTCCACCTGTAACATGAGCATCAGCAGATTGGCCACTGAACGGTTGAGGTATTCTGGGATGTAGAAGACCCCTCCACGGATCTTTTTGAAGAGGGTGGGCACGTGGTCGTCGTCGAACGGCAGAGTCCCACACAGCAGTGCATAGAGAATTACACCACTGCTCCAGATGTCCACCTCTGGACCAGCATACAATCTGAGACACAACGTACATAATTATTGGGGCTATGGCATATATACTATAGCacatgtataataattattagggtattattaatcgcgattaatcgcagacaaaatcaaaagtttgtgtttgcataatatatttatgtgtattgtgtgtaattattatgtatttattatataaatacacacatacatgtatttacatgttttttatgtatttatatataatataaaatatatctatatatatatctatatccatctatctatctatctatctatctatctatctatctatctatctatctatctatctatctatctatctatctatctatctatctatctatctatctatctatctatctatctacctacctacctacctacctacctacctacctacctacctacctacctacctacctacctacctacctacctacctacatatatatatatatatatatatatttatatttatatatacaaaataatttacctacctacatatatatatatatatatatatatatttatatttatatatacaaaataattacacacagtgagtgcacacacatatattatacaaaaacaactttcattttgtatgcaattaatttttgacagccctaataattattatacatgtGCTAGTATTATGTGTTTGTGATGCTTGGCGACTCTCGTGAAGCTAAAGTTTCCAACGAAATTGAGAACAAAGAAGATAATctgtattacattaaatattgatgCAGGCCTGATTTAATATTAAGGTGTATTGTTTTTATGCAGTCCACACTGGTTTGTTAAACTGATATTTTTGTGACCCACATTTGTGACTTTCGGCATGTAGCGTGATACGGATATACTGATGCTTTTAAAGGTTGAGGAAttaaacacaatgtaacctgTTCATCTGGTTGTCAGGACTTTAATAGGGTCGACTTCATGACCTCTCACCTTCCTGAGATGACCTCTGGTGCAGCATAGTTTGGTGATCCACAGCTCGTTCTCAGGAATTCTCCATCTGACATCATGTTTGACAGACCTGACAAGCAAAATCAGACGAATATACTAAATACAAACAATTTGATTGGCCGAGATGAGATAATACAACTAAAAGGCAGAGCTACAGCCTTAAAAATTAACAGACTACACTACAGTTTTGTCTATAATCATCATTTTTACATGTATTGTGACCATTTCAGTCCAGTCTCTGTTGAAATacaacaaaagcaaacctcaGGAGTGACAATAAAGTCACACAACAGCAAATCACATGAGTGTACTTGCaatatgcagctggttgccaggcAACTATCCGTCACTGTCTACACAACATTTGctttctgtgtctgtgtgtgtaccAAAGTCAGCGATCTTGGCATTCATGTTGCCGTCCAGCAGAACATTTTCAGGCTTGAGGTCTCTGTGCACCACCATGTGTCTGTGACAGTAATCTACCGCTGAGATGATCTGCTGGAAAAGACGTCTGGCCTCTGTGTCCTCCACCTACACGTGATAGAGATCTGCTGTAACATCATGGCATGCTACGCAAAAATAAAGGTATGTGCTCAAACATTAGATTTTAGAGTAGCGCTGACATAATATCATTTACAAATCAGATCTTCTAAATATTGATAAAAAATGTTATACATATTATAAATACACAGTCATGGTTATAACTGAATGTGCACGTGATTATAAATAGTATGCAAAAAACAGAAAGTGTTCAATAATGTTTTTAGATTGATCTCAAATAATACTGTCAATCttataaaaatgcttttatgAAACACAACTACTTTGTTTAAAACTTAATTCATTCAGACAAACTTAAAGACATAAGTACATTTTAACTATTGCATTAGTGTCTAAATACTTTTTAGGGAACTATATTATAATGCTTTATGTTATGGTTTATACAAGAGGTGCCCAAACTAGAGCCAAAGTTGGCCCGCAATGATCTTTAATTTGGCCTGTCATGCCACGTGAGATAAGGAAAAAGGATAAACGTCATTGACGCAGATGTACATGCATACTTGAAGGTGTATAGCATAAGTCCCGAAACTTAGCAAATTTGGGCACTTTAGACTAATAATGGAGAGGTCGAGGCTGGGGCAAACAGacaaaaggaaatttaaaaatgattggcaaaattattattttttttacaacagttacatttgaaaataaaactgcattagttatgcatAAACAAAGCAGTGtttgcttattttttttttgtaaaatattagaaaattataaactttaattttaatataacacagcaACATTTACTTTCGGCCCACGACCCTCATGCTgcattcagaccagccgcggtagagtgatttcaatgttaagtcaatgtttaaagacgcgttgacacaCGTTTGGAGGTCTTGCGGCGGGGATGAGGCGTTAAGTTCGCGGGAATGGCacaaattgagcattgccgcagcaaacatgcaagttaaaaaatgtgaactttggcggaaaaaaaCGCGCCGCTTTAACCAAACAGGAGCTTGAATgttgtgaatgtctcgatgacgaATGTCTCGTAAACTCAAAATgctcaagcggcaaactaggcgcaacagacgcaattttgacgcctcaaacgcggctggtgtgaacccacggtcaGTCAGGTTTGATTTTTGGCCCTTGGTAGGAAAACATCTGGGCACCCCTGCTTTATACTTATTAACGacaaaatatgtaattttcatCACTAGAGATCGCTAAACAACAAGAAAGGTTGCAGCTTGATGAcgttattaactctttcgccgccatttacgagatatctcgtcaattaagagaaaacgcttccccgccaattacgagattttccgtctttctgcaatattgctattatccaccaggtggcacacTTCCGCAACTTACACAACCCGGAaatagcgcctcacgtgaaagagaaagaactctgtgtatgttttaaagatcgctctgcatctgatctctatcaaaagttattcgcaaaaatggaattatctcaactttttgctcaaaattgggtgtttttgaagaaacctacccatgtttgagaggtgattacaagagaactaatgaaggtaggatgaaaagttttttcttgtttgaaagcagagggtttgttctttcacttgatatattgtttgtttatatatttaaagaagaacattttctggaaggcattaaacctttgtgaaaatcatgaaaaatgctggcgctggctggcaattttttttaaaaaacgctggtggggaaagggttaaagagtaactaaacccctggtcagagcctgactccacccactggcaatatttgaaaaatgcaagaaaattgGGCAGAccccaacagagatagaggggacaaaCTGAGCTTGTACGTCACACCGTACCGCTTACGTCACACTGTAccgcaacatccaataggaaaattcaactgcagtagccaccattCAACCTGAAGACGGCAGCACTCAGACGCTTTAACATCATATATTGTAGCacagacccttttactgtttgtacacaatgatgacgtggcagcgtATGCGCACACAGTTTGGCAACGAAAGTacggcaagaatcagcagtgaagcaacacagacaaagttattttaaaaagttttcttATCAACTTTTTTAACACAGCTAGATCCGTGTACTAcgtatagtggagtggatagaagacgttagcagatggccaaatataaagttgccagatacatatatattatattagtgcaaccaaacgcaacaactagacattttgatgctgggaaaccgttttaataaactttctgagttgctaacacattAGAACCACTGGGGATTGGGAACAACACCACGTGCATTGTCAAAATGCgcacgcaggctatttgattacgtgggctgtaaaagggtccaTTGAAATactttatacccaaatgtcaaaaaaattaCTCAAATCAATGATCAGCACTAATAAAGCTCCATTCTTCCaaatcattaactaaaaaaagttggtttagggtttagttactctttaaagagTGTTGAACGATGGAAGTAGTCTTGATCCGACAGGACTTAACGGATGATGTAATGAAATAAAGTAGTATGTAAGCCCCACATTGTGGCTTAATAAAAGCCAAAACAGAGCAATGTGTGCAAGATGTTACTACTTCTGCATTACATGTACTTCCACATGAATACTGCTACTACTACTACTGCTGCGCAGACCAAGTGACTTATGATATCAAACCATATTGGAAAGCAATACTTTAAGTTAGTTTGATGTCATAGTTGCTCTACGCACATGATGTCAAACACATCTATGGTTTCTACAGTAGCAAAAGCAGAAACTTTTAAGCTACAAATTCTTCAGATTGAAATATTGCTAAAACCTTTGAGATAGCATTAGTACACTTTTGCAAgtagtttttggatattttaatgacaaattaacCTCTAACAACTTTAACCAGTCAGTCATGTTGTGCTACAACCATCACAGGGCTCCAAACTAAaatttttcactaggagcacagtggcccccaactgaaaattttaggggtgcaaccagaaaatgtaggggcacacattgtaaatcaacatgctaaccaaatattcacatttctactaattttcactgtattactaataaatactttaatgatagatgcagaaagcacaatgtgctgttttcaaattcagtgtcacatcacaaaaaaaggtcatatttactggtcgcacatgtgcgactggatgtaaaattcagtggcacactctcaaatgttggtggcaaaatgccaccatttggtggcagtctggagccctgcatcAGCATTTGTATTTTCAAAGCATGTTTTGCAACATAAACCATGAGTCAGTTCTGTAAGCAATACACTAAAACACAGACTGAGCTCTATGAAGTCTATGAACACTGCTCACAAACACTGGATCAGTCTTTGTTTGGATAAGCTGTATCCCCAACAGGTTTGGAGAACTCATAGGTTAATCCGAGATCAAATCCAGACTAGCGCCACGAAAGCCAGCTAAAGAACCTGATTATAGCAACTTCATGTTAAGTTTTCAATATTTGATAATATTAATATCTTCATTATTGACTGGGTAGGGTCAAAGACGTTTTATTTTCCAGAGCTTTATCTTGTGAATGAAGTATTTTGATTTCGGTGCAACACAAAGTCAAAATATTTATGAACTGCTCTCCAGTTGTTTTCTGGACACAAAGAATTTGTAACATGTGACTTTAGACACAACACGAGAAGGTCCTCTGAGCGCCTCTCGGCCTGCAGCTGACATTATTAGCGAGAGCTTGGCAGGTTATATCTTACCCTTCCATTCTTACAAATATAGTCAAAGAGTTCCCCGCCGGACACATACTCCATCACCATAAAGAAATCTGTAGGTGTACTGATAACCTGATACCTGCAacatcacaaaaacacaagaagTAATCAAatcaaa
This window encodes:
- the prkaa2 gene encoding 5'-AMP-activated protein kinase catalytic subunit alpha-2, translating into MAEKQKHEGRVKIGHYILGDTLGVGTFGKVKIGEHQLTGHKVAVKILNRQKIRSLDVVGKIKREIQNLKLFRHPHIIKLYQVISTPTDFFMVMEYVSGGELFDYICKNGRVEDTEARRLFQQIISAVDYCHRHMVVHRDLKPENVLLDGNMNAKIADFGLSNMMSDGEFLRTSCGSPNYAAPEVISGRLYAGPEVDIWSSGVILYALLCGTLPFDDDHVPTLFKKIRGGVFYIPEYLNRSVANLLMLMLQVDPLKRATIKDIREDEWFKQDLPGYLFPEDPSYDATVIDEEAVREVCEKFECTEAEVLSSLYSGDPQDQLAVAYHLIIDNRRIMNQASEFYLASSPPTGSFMEEGMPLPPGVKPHPERMPPLLADSPKARCPLDALNTTRPKPLAVKKAKWHLGIRSQSKPYDIMAEVYRAMKQLEYEWKVVNPYHLRVRRKNPVTGNFVKMSLQLYQVDNRSYLLDFKSIDDDVIEHKSGSSTPQRSGSAAGLHRPRLSIDFASAAVEMPQLSSSLPGSLTGSSPMLAPRQGSHTMDFFEMCASLITTLAR